One Candidatus Poribacteria bacterium DNA segment encodes these proteins:
- a CDS encoding nucleoside 2-deoxyribosyltransferase, which translates to MKVICTGISCSGRKELMADFATFCVQKGLNIGFFNVGDFMRQIGAESHVDFTEKVLDSDPAVLSLARRTAFYEIAQLAADYQHAIIGLHASFRWRGSLLEGFSYKDIEIIQPDMLINVVDNITDISERMEQSVQWSGTGKATLNVWLDEEEFLTRQLAQLIEKPYYAVAKQHDLENFYELLFSPRKPVFYLSYPITLLSDTPEEIEKIREMGERLSRSFIVFDPLSIKDMALVTRAKVDGADPLNLPPTMSEMDDDVIEQIKTRTISRDYQFIHQSDFVVVLYPTDKLSPGVLSEMNYASRYNKPVYAVYSETRSIFFENLCERIFDTFEELEDFLCETYRINEVK; encoded by the coding sequence ATGAAAGTCATCTGTACCGGCATCAGTTGTTCGGGACGCAAGGAGTTAATGGCAGATTTCGCGACCTTCTGTGTGCAAAAAGGGCTGAATATCGGTTTCTTTAATGTCGGGGACTTTATGCGCCAAATCGGGGCGGAATCCCACGTTGATTTTACGGAAAAGGTGCTTGATTCGGATCCAGCGGTTCTATCGTTAGCACGGCGGACGGCTTTCTATGAAATCGCGCAACTCGCTGCAGATTATCAACATGCTATTATCGGATTGCATGCCTCTTTTCGGTGGCGTGGCAGTCTCCTTGAAGGATTCTCTTACAAGGATATTGAAATTATCCAACCCGACATGCTCATCAACGTTGTTGATAATATCACCGATATATCGGAACGGATGGAACAGTCTGTGCAATGGTCAGGCACTGGGAAAGCGACCCTCAATGTCTGGTTGGATGAGGAAGAGTTCCTGACTCGGCAATTGGCACAACTTATTGAGAAACCCTATTACGCTGTCGCTAAACAACACGATCTCGAAAATTTCTATGAACTCCTCTTTTCGCCGAGGAAGCCGGTCTTCTATCTCAGTTATCCAATTACGCTCTTAAGTGACACCCCAGAGGAGATTGAGAAAATCCGTGAGATGGGCGAACGGTTGAGTCGTTCGTTTATTGTCTTTGACCCGCTCTCTATTAAGGATATGGCACTCGTTACCCGCGCGAAAGTTGATGGTGCTGACCCGCTGAACCTGCCCCCAACGATGAGTGAGATGGATGATGATGTGATTGAACAGATTAAAACGCGAACGATTTCGCGGGATTACCAATTTATCCACCAGAGCGATTTTGTGGTCGTTCTCTATCCTACGGACAAATTGTCACCGGGTGTGTTGAGTGAAATGAACTACGCTTCCCGTTATAATAAACCGGTGTATGCGGTTTACAGTGAGACGCGGAGTATCTTTTTTGAGAATTTGTGTGAACGGATTTTTGATACCTTTGAGGAGCTTGAAGACTTTTTGTGCGAAACGTATCGGATAAATGAGGTGAAATGA
- a CDS encoding type II toxin-antitoxin system PemK/MazF family toxin, which yields MRERDVIIVYLKDAEGRLKLRPAVCLRQLPHNYRAFIVCGLTTRLQYCVEGFDEIVTPQDDNLEQLRETSLIRLGFLSQIQVDEIIGHIGSISEERQKRLLRKLSDYLKENE from the coding sequence ATGAGAGAGCGTGACGTAATCATTGTCTATTTAAAGGATGCCGAGGGGCGACTAAAACTGAGACCTGCGGTTTGCCTACGACAGTTACCACACAATTATCGCGCTTTCATCGTTTGCGGTCTCACCACAAGGTTGCAGTATTGTGTCGAAGGTTTCGACGAAATTGTCACACCTCAAGACGATAATTTGGAGCAGCTTAGGGAAACTTCTTTAATCCGACTTGGCTTTCTAAGTCAAATACAGGTGGATGAGATAATAGGGCACATCGGCTCTATTTCCGAGGAACGGCAAAAACGGTTGTTGAGGAAATTGAGTGATTATCTCAAAGAAAATGAATAA
- a CDS encoding WD40 repeat domain-containing protein, giving the protein MQKSQFFFFLIALLLTLVLFLPEGFTEDSTRWHLPETASARLGIGDATDVQFSPDGTQIAVASSIGIWLYDAQTYQEVDLLTDHVRGIHSCVYSPDGTILAGGGMDGTVLLWDISTKQLLTTVKGHEWWRRVITLAFSPDGRTLASGADYEDVVQLWDVPTAQHRGAFEGHAGVTVEGRGGGVTAVAFSPDGRTLASSSRDGMIRLWDVATGEHDAIRVGPEVLTLAFSPDGRTLASGDRGNRVQLWDMDTRQSRWSFIEPTEIVSAVAFSPDGTLLASEGEDNAIRL; this is encoded by the coding sequence ATGCAAAAATCCCAGTTTTTCTTTTTTCTTATTGCTCTGCTGTTGACCTTAGTATTATTTTTACCCGAAGGTTTCACTGAAGATTCCACACGGTGGCATTTACCTGAAACTGCCAGCGCGCGCCTCGGTATAGGCGACGCTACTGATGTCCAGTTTTCGCCGGATGGAACACAAATTGCCGTGGCAAGTTCCATAGGCATCTGGCTTTATGATGCGCAGACCTATCAAGAAGTCGATTTACTCACCGATCATGTGCGTGGCATCCATTCGTGTGTGTATTCGCCGGATGGGACGATACTTGCGGGTGGTGGAATGGACGGAACAGTGCTCTTATGGGATATTTCCACGAAACAACTCCTCACTACGGTTAAAGGACATGAATGGTGGCGGCGGGTCATAACACTGGCGTTTTCCCCGGACGGTAGAACGCTTGCGAGTGGGGCGGATTATGAGGATGTCGTTCAGTTGTGGGATGTCCCTACCGCCCAACATCGTGGAGCCTTTGAAGGACACGCAGGTGTCACGGTTGAAGGACGCGGGGGAGGTGTCACGGCTGTAGCGTTTTCCCCGGACGGTCGAACGCTTGCGAGTAGCAGTCGGGATGGCATGATTCGGTTATGGGATGTCGCTACGGGTGAACACGACGCTATTCGCGTGGGACCTGAAGTGTTGACGCTGGCGTTTTCTCCGGACGGTAGAACCCTTGCGAGTGGAGATAGAGGTAATAGAGTTCAGTTGTGGGATATGGACACGCGCCAGTCGCGCTGGAGTTTTATTGAACCTACAGAGATTGTTTCTGCGGTTGCCTTCTCACCGGATGGAACACTTCTTGCCAGTGAGGGTGAGGATAACGCAATTCGCTTGTAG
- a CDS encoding dockerin type I domain-containing protein, with translation MAVLTAHTRPILSLAFSPDSRTLASVGEDNTARLWDVNRLSAPNTIYTESKAILHANLGYITALAFSQDSKMLVSGSEDRVLRVWDIGTAKVQESFITGDTRWIRAATFLSDGVAFASTGGTDRDVHLWRARGGTLAHLTLQHGSVSTTTRFSPNGRTLATVDGLNDVILLWDLTTGAQLTTFEGHIHWIFELAFSPDGTTLASGGGDSAVLLWDVESGQRLATLGKQDVTQGSRDDVYALAFSPDGRTLASGGADGLIQLWDTDTTQRLSTLTGHAIAVDALAFSPDGGTLASGDWDGTIFFWDATTFRTHDIQEPPTAILKGHTSDVEELAFSPDGRMLASGSWDGTILLWDFTPVLTQTPTDVNGDGVVNILDLTFVASRFGENSPDLNGDGIVNVLDLVLVAQRIGE, from the coding sequence ATAGCAGTCCTTACGGCACATACCCGTCCCATCCTTTCTCTGGCGTTTTCCCCGGATAGCAGAACCCTTGCGAGTGTGGGTGAAGATAATACGGCTCGGTTGTGGGATGTTAATAGGCTGTCGGCACCGAATACTATCTATACCGAATCTAAGGCGATTCTCCATGCAAACTTAGGATATATTACGGCACTTGCGTTCTCGCAAGATAGTAAGATGCTTGTGAGTGGGAGCGAGGACCGTGTCCTACGTGTATGGGATATAGGGACAGCAAAAGTGCAGGAATCCTTCATCACTGGGGATACGCGTTGGATTCGAGCAGCGACTTTTTTATCAGATGGTGTGGCTTTTGCCAGTACAGGTGGGACTGACAGAGACGTGCATCTCTGGCGTGCAAGGGGTGGGACGCTGGCACACCTCACGTTGCAACACGGGTCTGTCAGCACAACCACGAGGTTCTCTCCCAACGGTAGAACCCTTGCAACTGTGGATGGATTGAATGATGTTATTCTCTTATGGGATTTAACAACCGGGGCGCAGTTGACGACGTTTGAAGGGCATATACATTGGATTTTTGAGTTAGCGTTCTCACCGGATGGCACAACCTTAGCAAGTGGCGGCGGGGATAGCGCGGTTTTGCTGTGGGATGTCGAGTCAGGACAACGCCTTGCGACCCTTGGAAAACAGGACGTAACTCAGGGGAGTAGGGATGATGTTTATGCGTTAGCGTTCTCACCTGATGGTAGAACCTTAGCGAGTGGGGGCGCGGACGGACTGATTCAGCTATGGGATACGGATACAACACAACGGCTTTCTACCCTGACAGGACACGCAATTGCGGTTGACGCGTTAGCATTTTCGCCGGATGGTGGAACGCTTGCGAGTGGTGATTGGGACGGCACCATTTTTTTCTGGGATGCAACGACTTTCCGGACGCACGATATTCAAGAACCACCTACTGCTATCCTCAAGGGACATACAAGTGATGTCGAAGAATTGGCATTTTCGCCGGATGGTAGAATGCTTGCGAGTGGAAGTTGGGACGGCACTATTCTTCTATGGGATTTTACGCCTGTCTTGACACAAACTCCTACGGATGTCAACGGAGATGGCGTTGTCAACATCTTAGATTTGACCTTTGTTGCTTCGCGTTTTGGGGAGAATTCGCCGGACCTTAATGGTGATGGTATCGTCAACGTTTTGGATTTGGTACTCGTTGCCCAGCGCATCGGGGAATAG
- a CDS encoding RimK family alpha-L-glutamate ligase: MKIGILSRGPQNHSTRRLSEAAFKAGHTAEILDPFGFYLHIGENGNRITYHGKPAEDFDVLVPRLSRTTVRYGEEVVAHFEWIGTPVVNRAKAIAAARHKFHSLRILAQHGLPVPPSLTVGSATFLENAVAEMGDYPFILKPFHGTHGKGVMLLDTPTSLTSAVDALCDLHEDYVIQPFIAEAGGVDIRVLVVGGEAIAAMKRSAPAGEFRANIHRGASGETVSLSETYTDVAIRAAAALELEIAGVDLLQTNEGPVVLEVNPSPGFEELESVTGVNIADAIIGFVVAFARGRG; this comes from the coding sequence ATGAAAATTGGTATCCTCTCCCGGGGCCCTCAAAACCACTCTACGCGCCGTCTCAGTGAAGCTGCTTTCAAGGCAGGACACACCGCCGAGATTTTAGATCCTTTCGGTTTCTACCTCCATATAGGTGAAAATGGCAATCGAATTACCTATCACGGAAAACCCGCAGAGGATTTTGACGTCCTCGTGCCGCGTCTCAGCCGTACAACCGTGCGGTATGGCGAAGAGGTTGTGGCGCATTTTGAATGGATCGGTACGCCTGTGGTGAATCGAGCGAAGGCGATCGCGGCGGCTCGCCATAAATTCCACTCCCTCCGTATCCTGGCACAGCACGGGTTACCCGTCCCACCGAGCCTCACCGTCGGTTCCGCCACATTTTTAGAGAACGCCGTAGCCGAAATGGGAGATTATCCGTTTATCTTAAAACCGTTTCACGGGACCCACGGTAAGGGCGTTATGTTGCTGGATACGCCGACCTCCCTCACTTCAGCCGTAGATGCGCTGTGTGATTTGCACGAGGATTACGTCATTCAGCCCTTTATTGCAGAAGCCGGGGGTGTTGACATTCGTGTTCTCGTCGTAGGGGGTGAAGCGATTGCGGCGATGAAAAGGAGCGCGCCTGCTGGCGAATTCCGGGCGAATATTCACAGGGGAGCATCCGGGGAGACAGTCTCATTATCAGAGACATACACCGATGTTGCTATCAGAGCGGCAGCAGCACTTGAGTTAGAGATAGCAGGGGTTGATCTGCTCCAGACAAACGAGGGACCCGTTGTGCTGGAGGTTAACCCGTCGCCAGGGTTTGAGGAACTGGAATCTGTTACAGGGGTCAATATTGCAGATGCGATTATCGGATTTGTAGTAGCATTTGCGCGAGGACGCGGATGA
- a CDS encoding Gfo/Idh/MocA family oxidoreductase: MEPLRIGFLGAGGFARHTIYPALHLAPVALQAVCDADENRAKDAAGKFGTGRYYTDRHEMFEKEDLEAVIISMGPDPRQPLVLETLAAGYHVFVPKPPAPSLAETLELAETAEQHGKTLMVNFQRRFSLGVREAKQIMQTESFGQLTQLFCSFCSGKYPTVKQYLLDFAIHHFDLARHIAGADVKELSVFHNEVDGQGAFAVAVEYTNGAVGSLQLTSQRLWQRNYDYIEITGQHEYIVLDGLWGAQHFTESGNTFTSNFSDQRNGELTGDGISLTEFVNAIREDREPISSIHDCVGTMRFYDAVLQRKKGLISL, translated from the coding sequence ATGGAACCTCTTCGGATTGGATTTCTCGGTGCCGGCGGTTTCGCACGGCACACCATTTATCCCGCACTTCATCTCGCTCCTGTCGCATTGCAAGCCGTTTGCGATGCCGACGAAAATCGCGCAAAAGACGCTGCCGGTAAATTCGGCACCGGTAGATATTACACCGACCGGCACGAAATGTTTGAAAAAGAAGACCTTGAAGCCGTTATCATTAGCATGGGGCCCGACCCTCGACAACCGCTTGTGCTTGAAACACTCGCAGCGGGGTACCACGTCTTCGTCCCGAAACCTCCGGCACCCTCTCTCGCGGAAACCCTCGAACTGGCAGAAACCGCAGAACAGCACGGCAAAACGCTAATGGTGAACTTTCAACGCCGGTTCAGTCTCGGTGTGCGAGAAGCAAAGCAGATTATGCAGACCGAATCCTTCGGGCAACTCACGCAACTCTTCTGCTCGTTCTGTAGCGGAAAATATCCGACCGTGAAGCAGTATCTGCTCGATTTCGCCATCCACCATTTCGATTTGGCGCGGCACATCGCCGGGGCGGACGTGAAGGAACTTAGCGTTTTTCACAACGAAGTCGATGGACAAGGCGCGTTTGCTGTTGCAGTAGAATATACAAACGGCGCGGTAGGAAGTTTACAACTGACGAGTCAACGCTTGTGGCAGCGTAACTACGACTACATCGAAATTACCGGACAACACGAATACATCGTTTTAGATGGCCTGTGGGGTGCGCAACACTTCACGGAATCTGGGAACACTTTCACCTCAAACTTTTCTGATCAGCGGAACGGTGAACTGACAGGCGACGGTATAAGCCTCACCGAATTCGTCAACGCCATCCGCGAGGACCGGGAGCCAATCTCAAGTATCCATGACTGTGTAGGCACGATGCGGTTCTACGATGCCGTCCTTCAGCGGAAAAAAGGGCTTATTTCGCTTTAG
- a CDS encoding MFS transporter: MLKKAGVQRRNFRFALLQGTFMRINLAFADSSTVLPAFIYKLSGSDVLVGLTGSMMTVGWMWPQLLISNLLEHRPRKMPFYVLGMTVRVLAWLAIFFSTVAIGEQNPMLLAGCFLFFYFISSSAMGVSTLPYMDIVSKAIAPQQRARFFSLRQLYGGFFAIWVGFLVRAVLGDESEFTGILGNITRAFKTFTMYFIGTVCNLDTDLGFPYNYSLLFICSVMAAFFSFISFLGVREPIHPVQPSRQPISQHLKQGFYFLQTDHNYRRFIFFRVFAHFSGMAAPFYIPYALNKLEFSEATIGFFIVCSALSGVISNTIWGYIGERYGVRMLLIVTAGLMGIPPALAYASEILPIALRMPAFFLIFIVGGILSNGMMVGFMAYMLNIAPPRNRPSYIGFMNTLLMPVSFAPLLGGILAPSIGYRWLFAISVGICIVAFRIGMKLEEIMQENEVAEETED, encoded by the coding sequence ATGCTTAAAAAAGCAGGTGTCCAACGGCGAAACTTTCGATTTGCGCTGCTGCAAGGCACCTTTATGCGTATTAATTTGGCGTTTGCGGATTCATCGACCGTGCTACCTGCTTTTATTTATAAGCTAAGTGGTTCGGATGTTCTCGTAGGTTTAACGGGTTCAATGATGACAGTTGGTTGGATGTGGCCCCAGCTCCTGATATCGAACCTACTCGAACATCGCCCGCGCAAAATGCCGTTCTATGTGCTCGGGATGACCGTTCGCGTTTTGGCGTGGCTTGCTATCTTCTTCTCTACGGTTGCGATTGGTGAGCAAAATCCTATGTTGCTCGCCGGTTGTTTTCTTTTCTTCTATTTCATATCTTCTTCTGCTATGGGGGTTTCGACGCTCCCTTACATGGACATCGTCTCTAAAGCGATAGCACCCCAGCAGCGCGCCCGTTTCTTTAGTCTACGCCAACTGTACGGTGGTTTTTTCGCTATCTGGGTCGGGTTTTTGGTGCGTGCGGTATTGGGAGACGAATCGGAATTTACAGGTATACTCGGAAATATTACACGAGCGTTTAAAACCTTCACGATGTATTTTATCGGTACTGTCTGTAATCTGGATACCGATCTCGGATTTCCGTATAACTACTCCTTGCTCTTTATCTGTTCGGTGATGGCGGCGTTCTTCTCTTTCATTAGTTTCTTGGGGGTGCGCGAACCTATCCATCCCGTCCAACCGTCCCGGCAACCGATCTCGCAACACTTGAAACAGGGATTTTACTTTCTACAGACAGATCATAATTACCGACGCTTCATTTTCTTTCGAGTCTTTGCGCATTTCTCTGGGATGGCAGCCCCCTTCTATATCCCTTATGCCTTGAATAAACTTGAGTTTTCAGAAGCGACAATAGGCTTTTTCATCGTGTGTTCTGCGCTAAGCGGCGTCATTTCAAACACAATCTGGGGGTACATTGGTGAAAGATATGGCGTTCGCATGTTGCTAATTGTCACAGCAGGTCTGATGGGTATTCCACCAGCACTTGCCTACGCTTCGGAAATATTGCCTATTGCATTACGGATGCCTGCCTTTTTTCTAATTTTCATCGTTGGCGGTATTTTGTCCAACGGTATGATGGTCGGTTTTATGGCGTACATGCTGAATATCGCGCCGCCGCGAAACCGTCCGAGTTACATCGGTTTCATGAACACGCTGCTCATGCCTGTGAGTTTTGCACCGCTCTTGGGCGGGATTCTCGCGCCTTCTATCGGTTATCGGTGGTTGTTCGCTATTTCAGTGGGTATCTGTATTGTTGCCTTCCGCATCGGGATGAAGTTGGAAGAGATTATGCAAGAAAATGAGGTGGCAGAAGAAACGGAAGACTAA
- a CDS encoding glycosyltransferase family 4 protein codes for MNDTPKKILMFNHEFPPIGGGGGWVSYFLGKHFAAAGHDVHLITSQFRDCPTDETVEGFHVHRVRALRKNRDVCAVHEMLTYAVSSSFYGLRFAKQFKPDIVQVFFGIPAGGGAYLLRKRHNVPYLVFLGGRDVPRRNPDPPYYRWLYLLLKPVIRSIWNNASAVVACSDGLRELAQETAPDVKMDVIPDGLDLSRFEPSSREPDPERVRILTIGRLIPRKGFQFLIRALPQIVENAAHDFEIEIVGDGPYQKELLKLASDLDVTDHIRFAGAVPYSELPGKYRGADIFILPSLAEGMPLVVLEAMGTGLPIVASRVQGIEELVAEDVNGALFDPGDADELAQSLVKLVNAGKRRVEMGEASVARVQPYDWKHIAEAYLTLYADILSV; via the coding sequence ATGAATGATACTCCGAAAAAAATCTTGATGTTCAATCACGAATTTCCGCCAATCGGTGGCGGCGGGGGTTGGGTGAGTTATTTCTTAGGTAAGCACTTCGCTGCAGCCGGACACGATGTGCATCTAATTACTTCGCAATTCCGTGATTGTCCGACCGACGAGACGGTAGAGGGTTTTCATGTGCATCGAGTGCGTGCGCTTCGGAAGAACCGGGATGTATGTGCTGTTCATGAGATGCTGACCTATGCTGTTAGTTCAAGTTTTTATGGACTGCGGTTCGCAAAGCAGTTTAAACCCGACATCGTCCAAGTGTTTTTTGGTATTCCTGCCGGTGGGGGTGCGTATCTTTTGCGGAAACGCCATAATGTGCCATACCTCGTGTTTTTAGGCGGTCGCGATGTGCCGCGTCGGAATCCCGATCCGCCGTATTATCGATGGTTATACCTGTTGCTGAAGCCTGTTATCCGCTCGATTTGGAATAATGCGTCAGCGGTGGTTGCGTGTAGCGACGGCTTACGTGAACTCGCGCAAGAGACGGCTCCTGATGTGAAGATGGATGTGATTCCTGACGGTTTAGACTTAAGCCGATTTGAGCCATCGTCTCGTGAGCCGGACCCAGAAAGAGTCCGAATCCTCACAATCGGGCGGCTCATTCCACGCAAGGGTTTCCAATTTCTGATCCGCGCCCTGCCGCAAATCGTTGAGAACGCAGCACACGACTTTGAAATTGAAATTGTCGGCGATGGACCCTATCAGAAAGAACTCCTGAAGTTGGCATCAGACCTTGACGTAACCGATCATATCCGTTTTGCAGGTGCCGTGCCGTATTCGGAGTTGCCTGGGAAATACCGCGGTGCCGACATCTTCATTTTACCGTCGCTTGCAGAAGGCATGCCCCTTGTCGTTTTAGAGGCGATGGGGACAGGACTTCCGATTGTTGCGAGTCGCGTTCAAGGCATCGAAGAACTTGTAGCCGAGGACGTTAACGGCGCGCTTTTTGATCCGGGGGATGCCGACGAACTGGCACAGAGCCTTGTCAAACTCGTCAACGCCGGAAAAAGACGTGTTGAGATGGGTGAAGCCAGCGTTGCACGCGTTCAACCGTACGATTGGAAACACATCGCCGAGGCTTATTTAACCCTCTATGCTGATATTCTGTCTGTTTAA
- a CDS encoding phytanoyl-CoA dioxygenase family protein: MNFKADFQVDLTGEQVAFFRDNGYLSIPRITTDEEIEWLKGIYDELFTERTGEAEGRYFDLAGPRAHNGRETLPQVLGPEAQFPELRETVYFRNAHRLAAKLLGVEAEKVNGGGHMILKPAHYGNETPWHQDEAYWNPEIVPHSLSVWLPLDKATVESGCLQFIPKSHKGQVRWHRHIDNDPLVHGLVTDDVDTSEAVACPIPAGGATFHHCRTLHYSAPNTTAEVRRAYILVLGGPPRKRDKPAHRPWQMEEQEALAQLKSLAKEH; encoded by the coding sequence ATGAATTTCAAGGCTGACTTTCAGGTTGATTTGACTGGTGAACAGGTTGCGTTTTTTCGGGATAATGGGTATCTGAGCATTCCGCGCATCACAACGGATGAAGAGATTGAATGGCTCAAGGGGATTTATGACGAGCTCTTCACGGAGCGGACTGGGGAAGCGGAGGGACGCTATTTTGATCTGGCGGGTCCACGTGCGCACAACGGACGGGAGACGTTGCCCCAGGTATTAGGTCCAGAGGCACAGTTTCCTGAACTCCGTGAGACGGTCTATTTCCGAAACGCGCATCGGCTTGCTGCGAAGCTGCTCGGTGTCGAAGCCGAGAAGGTCAACGGTGGTGGGCACATGATTTTGAAGCCTGCGCACTACGGTAACGAAACCCCATGGCATCAAGATGAGGCGTACTGGAATCCTGAAATTGTGCCGCATAGTTTGAGTGTCTGGCTGCCACTTGACAAAGCGACGGTTGAGAGCGGCTGTCTCCAATTCATCCCGAAATCGCACAAGGGTCAGGTACGTTGGCACCGTCATATTGACAACGATCCGCTCGTGCATGGGTTGGTAACAGATGACGTTGACACATCAGAGGCGGTGGCGTGTCCGATACCTGCTGGTGGGGCGACGTTCCATCACTGTAGAACTTTGCACTATTCCGCGCCGAACACTACAGCAGAAGTGCGACGTGCGTATATTCTCGTTCTGGGTGGACCGCCGCGGAAGCGGGATAAACCGGCGCATCGTCCGTGGCAAATGGAAGAGCAAGAGGCACTCGCACAACTGAAATCGTTAGCAAAGGAGCATTAA
- the sppA gene encoding signal peptide peptidase SppA has translation MRLLQKFAFLLMLFVLVSPVLAEEHAAEETVLPVKNYAEFTLKGAYADTKVVSTFGTSATQTLRGLFKKLDALKTDDDIAGIVFKIDDVSIGWATLQEIRSKLHEFRAAGKETIGYLEGGGNAEYLLAATMDRVVLIPAGGLNLTGLRAEIMFYKGLLDKLDIQADMLAMGKYKSGVEPYMRDGMSDAFRESMTTLLDDLYAQLLNHIAESREGITAESASDLMDRGPFTAEEALQEKLVDALQYYDELLTALKTASENEDVQVVEPDGERKRKVPDMNSFAGLMQLFSMLNPPQRAQPTSENQIALIYANGPILPSIESLFGSMAVITPSVLKEAFEKVRTDDSVRAVVLRIDSPGGSALASDLIWREVMLTQREKPVVVSMGDVAASGGYYIAMAAGTIVAHPSTLTGSIGVFGGKLNMKGLYNKVGLTKEIIRYGRNSTLYSDYAGFTPTERERVEKMMKTIYEDFVGKAATGRNKSFAEIDEIAQGRVWTGQQAKALGLVDELGGLDTALSIAKEQAGFSADDEVNLMVLPKQKPFFEQLMERMIEDMEGSVQVPLQLVVSDPLLAMLGTRSEHVLTWLSLFGFEDGIQVVTILPYDILIR, from the coding sequence ATGAGGTTATTACAAAAATTCGCATTTCTGCTAATGTTGTTTGTTCTTGTTTCGCCTGTGCTCGCCGAGGAACACGCGGCGGAAGAAACGGTGCTGCCTGTAAAGAATTATGCTGAATTCACACTGAAGGGTGCCTATGCTGATACGAAAGTTGTTAGTACCTTTGGTACGTCCGCAACGCAGACGCTGCGCGGACTCTTTAAAAAATTAGATGCCCTCAAAACAGATGATGACATCGCTGGGATTGTCTTCAAAATAGACGATGTAAGTATCGGCTGGGCGACACTCCAAGAGATCCGCAGCAAACTTCACGAATTCCGAGCAGCGGGAAAAGAGACGATCGGGTATCTGGAAGGCGGCGGAAATGCCGAGTATCTCCTCGCGGCTACGATGGATCGCGTCGTTTTGATACCTGCAGGCGGTCTGAATTTAACCGGCTTACGCGCCGAGATTATGTTCTATAAGGGTTTATTGGATAAGTTGGATATCCAAGCCGATATGCTGGCCATGGGAAAATACAAATCCGGTGTCGAACCCTACATGCGCGATGGGATGTCGGATGCATTCCGTGAGTCGATGACAACGCTACTTGACGATTTGTACGCGCAATTGCTAAACCATATCGCTGAGAGTCGAGAGGGTATTACAGCAGAAAGCGCGTCGGATTTGATGGACCGCGGTCCCTTTACGGCGGAAGAGGCACTACAAGAGAAATTGGTTGATGCGCTTCAATATTACGACGAGCTCCTAACGGCACTGAAAACGGCATCTGAAAACGAGGATGTTCAAGTCGTGGAACCGGATGGTGAACGCAAACGAAAAGTCCCGGATATGAACAGTTTCGCTGGACTTATGCAGCTCTTCAGCATGCTCAATCCACCGCAGCGCGCGCAACCCACCTCCGAGAATCAGATTGCACTTATCTATGCCAACGGTCCTATCTTGCCGAGTATTGAATCGCTTTTCGGTTCAATGGCAGTGATTACACCGAGTGTGTTAAAGGAGGCGTTTGAGAAAGTCCGTACCGACGATTCCGTTCGGGCGGTTGTGCTCCGTATAGACAGTCCGGGCGGTTCTGCACTCGCTTCCGACCTAATTTGGCGTGAAGTGATGTTGACACAACGCGAAAAACCGGTCGTTGTTTCGATGGGCGATGTCGCTGCATCGGGTGGCTACTATATCGCCATGGCAGCGGGGACAATTGTTGCGCATCCAAGTACGTTGACGGGTTCTATTGGTGTGTTTGGTGGTAAACTGAACATGAAAGGTCTCTATAACAAAGTCGGTCTAACGAAGGAAATCATCAGGTATGGGCGGAATTCCACCCTCTATTCAGATTACGCCGGTTTTACGCCTACCGAGCGCGAGCGTGTCGAAAAGATGATGAAGACGATCTATGAAGATTTCGTCGGTAAGGCAGCGACGGGACGGAACAAATCCTTTGCTGAAATTGATGAGATTGCGCAGGGACGCGTCTGGACGGGTCAACAGGCGAAAGCACTTGGACTCGTTGATGAACTCGGTGGACTGGACACGGCACTCTCTATTGCTAAGGAGCAGGCGGGTTTCTCTGCTGATGACGAAGTTAACCTGATGGTGTTACCAAAGCAAAAACCGTTTTTTGAGCAGCTTATGGAGCGGATGATTGAAGATATGGAGGGATCGGTTCAGGTGCCGCTACAATTGGTAGTGAGTGATCCGCTGCTGGCGATGTTAGGGACTCGGTCGGAGCATGTTCTGACTTGGCTGAGTCTGTTTGGTTTTGAAGATGGGATACAAGTCGTTACGATTTTGCCTTACGATATTTTGATTCGGTGA